The following are encoded together in the Marinifilum sp. JC120 genome:
- a CDS encoding YajQ family cyclic di-GMP-binding protein: MPSFDIVSQIDAQEVDNAVNNVLKEVDTRYDFRGVNTEITLSKKTNTISIVTGDEMKIKAVKDMMITHFTRRKVDPRSLEFGKFEPTSNGQLKQEIKLKEGIDKDTAKKIVKMIKGAKMKVQAAIQDDQVRVTGKKLDDLQSVISLVKDSDFDMPFQFVNMKN; the protein is encoded by the coding sequence ATGCCGTCTTTTGATATTGTAAGCCAGATCGATGCACAGGAAGTCGATAACGCTGTGAACAATGTGCTCAAGGAAGTTGATACCCGCTACGATTTTCGCGGAGTGAATACTGAGATTACTCTTAGCAAGAAGACAAATACTATCAGTATCGTTACTGGTGATGAAATGAAAATCAAGGCCGTGAAGGACATGATGATCACTCATTTTACCAGACGTAAAGTCGATCCCAGATCTCTTGAGTTCGGTAAGTTTGAGCCTACTTCCAACGGACAGCTCAAGCAGGAGATCAAACTTAAAGAAGGTATCGATAAAGATACAGCCAAGAAGATCGTGAAGATGATTAAAGGCGCAAAAATGAAAGTGCAGGCAGCCATTCAGGACGATCAGGTCCGCGTCACCGGTAAAAAACTGGATGATTTGCAGTCTGTAATTTCTCTGGTCAAGGATTCCGACTTTGATATGCCGTTTCAGTTTGTGAACATGAAGAATTAA
- a CDS encoding anti-sigma factor antagonist, with amino-acid sequence MILSQERVGDFVILRVGESRVDATNSSVLQERVSSLVGEGEYKFVLDLSSVLFMDSCGLAGLIPAAHDVPVGGRFLLTGLHPKVEQVFRLTKLDTIFDIYPSVEKALIS; translated from the coding sequence ATGATTTTGTCTCAGGAAAGGGTCGGGGACTTTGTCATTCTGCGTGTTGGTGAAAGCAGGGTTGATGCAACCAATTCTTCTGTGTTGCAGGAACGAGTTTCATCATTGGTTGGTGAAGGGGAGTACAAGTTTGTGCTGGACCTGTCATCTGTTCTTTTTATGGATTCCTGCGGTCTTGCCGGGTTGATCCCTGCTGCGCATGATGTCCCTGTAGGCGGGCGGTTTTTGCTTACAGGGCTGCATCCCAAAGTGGAGCAAGTCTTCAGACTTACCAAGCTCGATACCATTTTCGATATATACCCTTCCGTTGAAAAGGCCTTGATATCTTAA
- a CDS encoding GTP cyclohydrolase, translating to MYILNLRYIKPLEEIDALLEEHIKFLEKYYAKGVFITSGRKVPRTGGVILARNITLEELEKAINEDPFKREGVAEYEIIQFIPTMMADGYEILKDTLE from the coding sequence ATGTACATACTCAATTTGCGTTACATAAAACCATTGGAAGAGATTGACGCTTTACTGGAAGAGCACATCAAATTCCTTGAAAAATATTATGCAAAGGGTGTTTTCATCACTTCAGGCCGCAAAGTTCCACGCACTGGCGGAGTAATTCTCGCGAGAAATATTACCCTTGAAGAACTTGAAAAAGCTATCAATGAAGATCCCTTCAAACGAGAAGGAGTAGCAGAATACGAAATCATCCAGTTCATCCCCACAATGATGGCCGACGGCTATGAAATTCTAAAGGACACTCTTGAATAA
- the nhaB gene encoding sodium/proton antiporter NhaB — protein MTQSLAKTFVNTFLGHAPMWYKLTILVFLIINPIIMATLGPFVAGWVLIAEFIFTLTMALKCYPLPAGGLLAMEAVLIGLTTPETIYHEAHHNFEVILLLIFMVAGIYFMKDFLQFTFTRILVNVRSKKLISLLFCFAGAFLSAFLDALTVTAVIMAVALGFYSVYHKYVSSGADKGSHSLDSDLHLKEKNREELKEFRGFLRNLMMHGAVGTALGGVCTLVGEPQNLLIGSEMGWHFIPFAVKVAPVTMPVFVIGMLTCLLTEQFKICGYGFTLPGNIRSFLFEEAMRQEEKQGQAGKVKLIIQALIGVWLILALAFHLAAVGIVGLSIIVLLTAFTGVIEESRIGPAFEEALPFTALLVVFFAVVAVIHSQELFKPIISYVLSMQGQAQLMAYYAANGILSAISDNVFVATVYISETKMHFVHVLDAIPGIGMTGQALMDKLTDPHAVRGDIIATLPQAAGAQVQAAMHQFDKLAVAINTGTNIPSVATPNGQAAFLFLLTSAVAPVIRLSYGRMVMLALPYTITMSITGLLAVDWFL, from the coding sequence ATGACACAGTCATTGGCAAAGACATTTGTGAATACCTTTCTGGGCCATGCCCCGATGTGGTACAAACTGACTATTCTGGTCTTCCTGATCATCAACCCGATAATCATGGCAACCCTAGGACCTTTCGTTGCAGGCTGGGTTCTCATTGCTGAATTTATCTTTACCCTAACCATGGCACTTAAATGCTATCCTCTTCCGGCAGGCGGGCTGCTGGCTATGGAAGCTGTGCTTATCGGACTGACCACCCCGGAAACCATCTACCACGAAGCGCATCATAACTTCGAAGTTATCCTGCTGCTAATCTTTATGGTTGCCGGCATTTATTTTATGAAGGACTTCCTGCAATTCACCTTTACCCGCATTCTGGTCAACGTACGCTCCAAAAAGCTTATATCCCTACTGTTTTGCTTTGCAGGAGCATTCTTATCCGCATTTCTTGACGCGTTAACCGTTACAGCTGTTATCATGGCTGTGGCATTAGGCTTTTACAGCGTTTACCACAAGTATGTTTCAAGCGGCGCGGATAAAGGTTCACACAGCCTTGATTCCGACCTGCATCTCAAAGAAAAGAACCGCGAAGAGCTCAAAGAATTCCGCGGGTTCTTGCGTAACCTAATGATGCATGGCGCTGTGGGTACTGCACTGGGCGGTGTATGTACCCTCGTTGGTGAGCCCCAGAACCTGCTTATCGGCAGTGAAATGGGCTGGCACTTCATCCCCTTCGCCGTGAAAGTAGCCCCTGTAACCATGCCTGTTTTTGTAATCGGCATGCTGACCTGCCTTCTGACTGAACAGTTCAAAATCTGCGGTTACGGATTCACCCTCCCCGGCAACATCCGCTCCTTTCTTTTTGAAGAAGCCATGCGTCAGGAAGAAAAACAGGGACAGGCCGGTAAAGTTAAACTGATAATTCAGGCCCTCATCGGCGTCTGGCTGATTCTTGCTCTAGCCTTCCACCTTGCCGCAGTAGGTATTGTCGGACTTTCAATTATTGTACTGCTGACTGCTTTCACCGGCGTTATCGAAGAAAGCCGCATCGGCCCCGCATTTGAAGAGGCTCTGCCTTTCACCGCACTGCTGGTGGTCTTCTTCGCTGTCGTTGCTGTTATCCACTCTCAAGAGCTCTTCAAGCCGATTATATCGTACGTGCTCAGCATGCAGGGTCAGGCCCAGCTCATGGCCTACTACGCTGCAAACGGCATACTCTCTGCCATCTCTGACAACGTATTCGTAGCGACTGTCTACATCTCCGAAACCAAGATGCATTTTGTACACGTACTTGATGCCATCCCCGGTATCGGCATGACCGGACAGGCTCTTATGGATAAGCTGACTGATCCCCACGCTGTACGCGGGGACATCATCGCCACACTGCCGCAGGCAGCAGGCGCTCAGGTTCAGGCCGCCATGCACCAGTTCGATAAGCTTGCCGTTGCCATCAACACCGGAACCAACATTCCTTCTGTTGCCACTCCTAACGGTCAGGCTGCATTCCTCTTCCTGCTGACCAGCGCAGTGGCCCCGGTCATCAGGCTTTCTTACGGTAGAATGGTTATGCTGGCACTGCCCTACACCATCACCATGTCCATCACCGGACTGCTGGCTGTAGACTGGTTCTTGTAA
- the tsaA gene encoding tRNA (N6-threonylcarbamoyladenosine(37)-N6)-methyltransferase TrmO, whose product MKTDLKIIGYIRSTIKDRADAPKQGNEGGVEASVEIREEYRDSLDGLKTGAKIQLFTWLHEADRNCQRVHPRGDESRPKRGVFSTRSPDRPNPIGLHPVTITAIDGCKIKVRPMEAIDGTPLVDIKIAQR is encoded by the coding sequence ATGAAAACAGATTTAAAAATAATCGGCTACATCCGCTCAACCATCAAGGACAGAGCCGACGCCCCCAAGCAAGGCAACGAAGGCGGTGTTGAAGCATCAGTGGAAATCAGGGAAGAATACAGAGATTCGCTAGATGGACTGAAAACAGGAGCAAAAATACAGCTGTTCACATGGTTGCACGAAGCAGACCGCAACTGCCAGAGAGTACATCCGCGCGGCGATGAGTCGCGGCCGAAACGAGGTGTATTTTCCACCCGTTCCCCGGACAGGCCCAATCCAATAGGGTTGCACCCGGTAACCATCACCGCCATTGACGGCTGCAAAATAAAAGTCCGTCCTATGGAAGCCATAGACGGAACACCGCTGGTGGACATAAAAATAGCCCAGCGTTAA
- a CDS encoding translation initiation factor IF-1: MAKEEGIAVNGTVEEALPNAMFRVELENGHEVLAHISGKMRKFRIRVMPGDKVTVELSPYDLTRGRITYRPR; this comes from the coding sequence TTGGCTAAAGAAGAAGGAATTGCAGTTAATGGCACCGTGGAAGAAGCTCTCCCTAACGCAATGTTTCGCGTAGAGCTTGAAAACGGTCATGAGGTTCTGGCTCACATCTCCGGCAAGATGCGTAAATTCCGCATCAGGGTTATGCCCGGCGACAAGGTGACAGTAGAGCTTTCCCCTTATGATCTTACTCGCGGCAGAATTACTTACCGTCCCCGGTAG
- a CDS encoding RNA-binding protein, translating into MSKNIYVGNLPWSASEEDVRAAFEEFGEVVSVKLINDRETGRPRGFGFVEMEDNGAIKAIESLDGTDFGGRNLKVNEARPREERPRRW; encoded by the coding sequence ATGTCGAAAAACATTTACGTGGGTAATCTTCCCTGGAGTGCTTCCGAGGAAGATGTTAGGGCAGCTTTTGAAGAGTTTGGTGAAGTAGTTTCTGTTAAACTCATCAATGATCGTGAAACAGGCCGCCCCCGCGGATTCGGTTTTGTTGAAATGGAAGACAATGGTGCAATTAAAGCTATTGAAAGCCTTGATGGTACTGACTTCGGTGGCCGTAACTTGAAAGTTAATGAAGCCCGTCCGAGGGAAGAGCGTCCCAGACGCTGGTAA
- the ilvC gene encoding ketol-acid reductoisomerase, with protein MKVYYENDADLGLLKDKTVAIIGYGSQGHAHAQNLRDSGIKVVVGQRPGGANYELAKEHGFEPVSAAEAAAQADLIMILLPDQVQADVYKNDIAPNLKPGNVLAFGHGFNIHFEQIAAPADVDVIMAAPKGPGHLVRRTYTEGGAVPAIIAVDQDASGKAFDIALAYAKGIGATRSGVLQTTFREETETDLFGEQAVLCGGLSELIKAGFETLVEAGYKPEIAYFECLHECKLIIDLIYEGGLAKMRDSISDTAEYGDLTRGPRVINEESRKEMKKILKEIQQGEFAKEFIVETKSGNAHFSAMRRIGREHQIEQVGGELRKMMSWLKK; from the coding sequence ATGAAAGTTTATTATGAAAATGACGCTGATCTGGGTCTGCTCAAAGACAAGACAGTTGCCATCATTGGTTACGGTAGCCAGGGCCACGCCCACGCACAGAACCTTCGTGATTCCGGTATTAAAGTTGTTGTAGGTCAGCGTCCCGGCGGCGCAAACTACGAGCTTGCCAAGGAACACGGTTTCGAACCTGTCAGTGCTGCTGAAGCTGCTGCTCAGGCCGACCTTATCATGATCCTTCTGCCCGATCAGGTTCAGGCGGACGTATACAAGAACGATATCGCACCCAACCTGAAGCCCGGCAACGTTCTTGCTTTCGGTCACGGTTTTAATATTCACTTCGAACAGATCGCCGCTCCTGCGGACGTTGATGTTATCATGGCTGCTCCCAAGGGCCCCGGTCATCTCGTACGCCGCACCTACACTGAAGGCGGAGCTGTTCCCGCAATCATCGCTGTTGATCAGGATGCTTCCGGTAAAGCTTTTGACATCGCTCTTGCTTACGCAAAAGGTATCGGCGCGACCCGTTCCGGCGTATTGCAGACCACTTTCCGTGAAGAAACTGAAACTGACCTTTTCGGTGAGCAGGCAGTTCTTTGCGGCGGTCTTTCCGAGCTGATCAAGGCCGGTTTTGAAACTCTCGTAGAAGCTGGTTACAAGCCTGAAATCGCTTACTTTGAGTGTCTGCATGAGTGCAAACTGATCATCGACCTTATTTATGAAGGTGGTCTTGCCAAGATGCGTGATTCCATCTCCGATACTGCTGAGTACGGTGACCTTACTCGCGGTCCTCGCGTTATCAATGAGGAAAGCCGCAAGGAAATGAAGAAGATCCTCAAGGAAATCCAGCAGGGTGAATTCGCAAAAGAATTTATTGTGGAAACCAAGTCCGGTAATGCGCACTTCAGTGCCATGCGCCGTATTGGCAGAGAACACCAGATTGAACAGGTTGGTGGTGAACTCCGCAAAATGATGAGCTGGCTTAAGAAATAG
- the ilvN gene encoding acetolactate synthase small subunit: protein MRHTLSVTVENEPGVLSRVAGLFSGRGFNIESLNVAPTLEEGVSHMTIITNGDEHIVEQIVKQLRKLVTVIKVVDLIEHSSVEREMVLIKVNAEDAKRAEILRIVDIFRCKVVDVSVDELSIEVTGDHGKIEALINLLGRFGIKEVARTGTVAMKRALQV from the coding sequence ATGAGACATACTTTATCCGTGACAGTTGAAAACGAGCCCGGGGTTCTTTCCAGAGTTGCAGGACTGTTCAGTGGGCGAGGATTCAACATTGAGTCACTCAACGTTGCTCCCACCCTTGAGGAGGGAGTTTCCCACATGACCATCATAACCAACGGCGACGAACATATTGTGGAGCAGATTGTAAAGCAGCTTCGCAAACTGGTCACTGTTATCAAGGTTGTGGATCTCATCGAGCATAGCTCGGTGGAACGGGAAATGGTACTGATCAAGGTTAATGCCGAAGATGCCAAGCGTGCTGAAATTCTACGTATTGTAGATATTTTCCGCTGCAAGGTTGTTGATGTCAGCGTGGACGAACTGTCCATTGAAGTCACTGGCGATCACGGCAAAATTGAAGCTTTGATCAACCTGCTGGGTCGGTTCGGTATCAAGGAAGTCGCCCGCACAGGCACCGTAGCCATGAAGCGTGCTCTGCAAGTTTAG
- the ilvB gene encoding biosynthetic-type acetolactate synthase large subunit, protein MELTGAQIFLECLKKEGVDVVFGFPGGAVIDIYDELPNYPFKHILVRHEQGAIHAADGYARATGDVGVCLVTSGPGATNTVTGIATAYMDSIPVVIFTGQVPTPLIGNDAFQEVDIVGITRPCTKHNYLVKDIKDLAYTVRQAFYLARTGRPGPVLVDLPKDIMQQKFEFEWPEDVSLRSYSPNLTPHARQIKKVAKLIEGAERPLIYAGGGVISSGAEDELTWLAKSLNIPVTATLMGLGAFPGDDPLWLGMLGMHGTYAANMAINNADLVLAIGARFDDRVTGKVSTFAPKATLVHIDIDPTSIQKNVAVHVPLVADCKSALSALKSEMEPNLDSIDWEVAHAVWVRQVQEWSETHPLRYKKSDTDYIKPQRVVEKVYEISKGEAIVATEVGQNQMWAAQFYKFKRSKSFLSSGGLGTMGFGFPAAIGAQMAFPDKLVVNIAGDGSIQMNIQEMMTAVCNNLPVKIVILNNGYLGMVRQWQELFYNCNYSETCMDAQPDFVKLAEAYGAAGYRVTEEKDLEPILKEAFSNGKPTIIDVRVDPEENVYPMVPAGASLTEMLLV, encoded by the coding sequence ATGGAGCTCACCGGAGCTCAGATATTTCTTGAATGTCTGAAAAAGGAGGGTGTGGACGTCGTATTCGGATTCCCAGGTGGAGCCGTTATTGATATTTACGACGAATTGCCCAATTATCCGTTTAAGCACATACTTGTAAGGCACGAACAGGGTGCAATCCATGCTGCGGACGGCTATGCACGCGCCACCGGCGATGTAGGAGTCTGCCTCGTGACATCAGGTCCCGGAGCGACCAACACTGTTACCGGCATAGCAACGGCGTACATGGATTCAATTCCGGTGGTTATTTTCACCGGGCAGGTTCCCACCCCGCTTATCGGAAACGATGCGTTTCAGGAAGTGGATATTGTAGGAATTACCCGTCCCTGCACGAAGCATAATTACTTGGTAAAGGACATTAAAGACCTTGCCTATACTGTCCGACAGGCTTTTTATCTGGCCCGTACAGGACGTCCCGGCCCGGTTCTTGTTGACTTGCCCAAGGACATTATGCAGCAGAAATTCGAGTTCGAATGGCCTGAAGATGTGTCGCTACGGAGCTATAGCCCGAACCTGACACCGCATGCGCGTCAGATTAAAAAAGTCGCAAAATTGATCGAAGGCGCAGAAAGGCCCTTGATTTATGCTGGCGGAGGGGTTATCAGCTCTGGAGCTGAGGATGAATTGACATGGCTCGCCAAGAGCCTGAACATTCCGGTGACCGCTACCCTTATGGGGCTGGGCGCCTTTCCCGGAGATGATCCCCTTTGGTTGGGGATGCTGGGAATGCACGGCACCTACGCCGCAAACATGGCAATAAATAACGCGGACCTCGTCCTGGCAATCGGGGCGAGGTTCGATGACCGTGTTACCGGTAAGGTCAGCACATTTGCCCCTAAAGCCACTCTTGTTCACATCGATATTGACCCCACTTCAATTCAAAAGAACGTAGCCGTACACGTGCCTCTGGTCGCTGACTGTAAAAGCGCACTGTCTGCATTAAAGAGTGAAATGGAACCGAATCTTGATTCCATCGACTGGGAAGTAGCCCACGCCGTATGGGTCAGACAGGTTCAGGAATGGTCCGAAACTCATCCTCTGCGTTATAAAAAGAGCGATACCGATTACATCAAGCCTCAGCGTGTCGTGGAGAAAGTCTACGAGATCAGCAAGGGCGAAGCTATTGTCGCCACTGAAGTGGGTCAGAACCAGATGTGGGCCGCACAGTTTTATAAGTTTAAACGCTCCAAATCTTTCCTTTCATCAGGTGGTCTTGGTACCATGGGCTTCGGTTTTCCCGCAGCCATAGGTGCTCAGATGGCCTTCCCGGACAAACTAGTGGTGAATATTGCCGGTGACGGTTCTATTCAGATGAATATTCAGGAAATGATGACGGCTGTCTGCAACAACCTTCCCGTAAAAATTGTTATTTTGAATAACGGCTACCTCGGAATGGTCCGCCAGTGGCAGGAGCTTTTTTACAATTGCAACTACAGTGAAACTTGTATGGATGCCCAGCCGGACTTCGTAAAACTTGCCGAAGCATACGGAGCCGCCGGTTACAGGGTTACTGAAGAAAAAGACCTCGAACCGATACTCAAGGAAGCTTTCTCCAACGGAAAGCCCACCATCATCGATGTCCGTGTAGATCCGGAGGAGAACGTGTATCCCATGGTTCCCGCCGGTGCTTCATTAACCGAAATGCTGCTCGTTTAG
- a CDS encoding DUF465 domain-containing protein: MEQRDIDLIEQLVGQDSEINALWNQHTEFKKLIDKMEAKNFLSETETQEVKELKKKKLAGKTKLQALLDKHK, encoded by the coding sequence ATGGAACAGAGAGACATTGATCTGATCGAGCAGCTAGTGGGCCAGGACAGCGAAATTAACGCTCTATGGAATCAGCACACCGAATTTAAGAAACTCATCGATAAAATGGAAGCTAAGAACTTCCTGAGTGAGACTGAAACTCAGGAAGTTAAAGAATTGAAGAAGAAAAAACTCGCTGGAAAGACAAAGCTGCAAGCTTTGCTCGACAAGCATAAATAA
- a CDS encoding DUF167 domain-containing protein has product MNEVITELPSYIRPCGRGSWRVSVWVQPGAKNEGVTGEYQDSVRVRINAPAVDNKANKALATFVATRLGLKKRNISIASGHTNRKKVLLVESDVEPRWEGIIPASA; this is encoded by the coding sequence GTGAACGAAGTTATTACTGAACTCCCCTCTTACATCAGACCCTGCGGACGTGGTTCGTGGAGGGTCTCCGTATGGGTGCAGCCCGGTGCCAAAAATGAAGGTGTTACCGGAGAGTATCAGGACAGTGTGCGTGTGCGTATAAACGCGCCTGCTGTGGATAACAAAGCAAACAAGGCTCTTGCCACTTTTGTCGCGACCCGTCTGGGTCTCAAAAAGCGTAATATTTCCATTGCATCAGGACATACCAACCGTAAAAAGGTTTTACTGGTGGAGTCCGATGTTGAACCGCGCTGGGAAGGGATAATTCCCGCCAGCGCCTGA
- a CDS encoding DivIVA domain-containing protein gives MSLSKIDLLNKKFSKSLFGYSKSEVDQLMAELADVLGTAADEKKQLQKMVSRRENTIIEFRQREETLRDTLMTTQKMVDDLKATARKEAELILNEAHSRAEVILQQAHNRLAQIHEDINELKRQRTRFEVELKALLESHLKTLEIGDPEVEKVEAIESKLKFFKKAK, from the coding sequence ATGAGTCTTTCAAAAATCGACTTACTTAATAAGAAGTTCTCTAAATCCTTATTCGGGTACTCCAAGAGCGAAGTGGACCAACTGATGGCTGAGCTTGCGGATGTTCTGGGTACCGCTGCTGATGAAAAAAAGCAGCTTCAGAAAATGGTTTCCCGGAGAGAGAATACTATCATCGAGTTTCGCCAGAGGGAAGAAACCCTGCGCGATACCCTGATGACCACCCAGAAGATGGTGGACGACCTCAAAGCCACTGCAAGAAAAGAGGCCGAGCTTATCCTCAACGAAGCCCATTCAAGGGCGGAGGTGATTTTGCAGCAGGCCCATAACAGGCTGGCTCAGATCCACGAGGATATTAATGAGTTGAAAAGGCAGAGAACCCGTTTTGAGGTTGAGCTGAAAGCTCTCCTTGAATCACATCTCAAGACTTTGGAGATCGGTGATCCCGAAGTTGAGAAGGTTGAAGCCATCGAGTCTAAACTTAAATTCTTCAAAAAAGCCAAGTGA
- a CDS encoding YggT family protein produces MDYVILAVAKVLSLVLNLYMWVVIISVLITWVNPDPYNPIVKFLRSVTEPVFAKVRQYLPFVNIGGFDLSPIVVLLAIQMIDIALVGNLTRLAYGM; encoded by the coding sequence ATGGATTACGTGATTCTTGCCGTGGCGAAGGTTCTTTCGCTTGTTCTTAATCTCTATATGTGGGTGGTTATCATTTCCGTCTTGATTACTTGGGTCAATCCTGATCCCTACAATCCCATTGTCAAATTTTTGCGCAGCGTAACAGAGCCTGTTTTCGCCAAAGTGCGGCAGTATCTTCCCTTTGTAAATATTGGTGGATTTGATCTTTCACCCATTGTTGTTCTTCTGGCTATCCAGATGATCGACATTGCTCTGGTGGGCAACCTCACCAGACTCGCTTATGGTATGTAG
- a CDS encoding HAD family hydrolase — MESIHISPVTPPEVFKKIKGVIFDCDGVLINSFESNKWYYNKFKEKFGLEPLSADEEKFVHAHTHAESLKHILPEETHEQAFEFCSDPLLKEGINYIQVEEGLTRLLEWLRTHNIRMGINTNRTDTLPLVLNMFDIEGFFSPMVTSTTLPNSKPHPEGVHYILDKWNMKPDEVVYIGDTWVDESCAERAGVEFWAYRSPTLSARFHVDSYWTLCNLLEKARNDVWSGCGCGQQKFI, encoded by the coding sequence ATGGAATCTATACATATCAGTCCGGTAACCCCTCCAGAGGTGTTTAAGAAAATTAAAGGCGTAATTTTTGATTGCGACGGAGTCTTGATCAATTCCTTTGAATCCAATAAGTGGTACTACAACAAGTTCAAGGAAAAATTCGGCCTTGAACCCCTGAGCGCTGACGAAGAGAAGTTCGTTCATGCCCACACCCATGCAGAATCATTAAAGCATATCCTGCCTGAAGAGACTCACGAACAGGCCTTTGAGTTCTGTTCCGATCCGTTGCTTAAAGAAGGCATCAATTACATTCAGGTTGAAGAAGGATTGACTCGTTTATTGGAGTGGCTGAGAACTCATAATATTCGTATGGGTATCAACACAAATCGCACTGATACCTTGCCTCTGGTTCTGAATATGTTTGATATAGAGGGCTTTTTCTCGCCCATGGTTACCTCGACCACACTACCCAACAGTAAGCCGCACCCTGAAGGCGTCCATTACATTCTTGATAAATGGAATATGAAGCCTGATGAAGTTGTATATATCGGCGATACCTGGGTTGATGAGAGTTGCGCCGAGCGTGCCGGGGTTGAATTTTGGGCTTACCGTAGTCCGACGCTTAGTGCCCGTTTTCATGTGGACAGCTACTGGACACTTTGTAATCTTTTGGAAAAGGCTCGTAATGATGTTTGGTCTGGCTGCGGTTGCGGTCAGCAAAAGTTTATTTAA
- a CDS encoding twin-arginine translocase TatA/TatE family subunit, with protein sequence MFGLGITEILLILGIIILIFGAKKLPEVGSGLGRAIQNFKKASSESEEIDVTPSNKDKDKEA encoded by the coding sequence ATGTTCGGTTTAGGTATAACAGAGATTCTTTTAATTTTGGGTATCATCATCCTGATTTTCGGAGCTAAAAAACTTCCTGAAGTAGGAAGTGGACTGGGCCGCGCAATTCAGAATTTTAAAAAGGCAAGCAGCGAATCTGAAGAAATTGACGTAACACCGTCAAATAAGGATAAAGATAAAGAAGCCTAA
- a CDS encoding CDP-diacylglycerol--glycerol-3-phosphate 3-phosphatidyltransferase, whose product MQSRRIWTIPNLITIFRILLTPGFVIAYLDSNFLAAWLLFMVAGISDGLDGFLARVMKQRTEFGAMIDPLADKILLVTSFLCLSAQGFIPVWLTVLAVSRDLIIVGGLFLLKFYGVEVEKRIDPLWTSKITTALQLLVVFSVLSGLAFGLDVSFMHPELVILTAVFTFISGAIYLRRGLLMFAEEVEKGA is encoded by the coding sequence GTGCAGAGTCGGAGAATCTGGACTATACCTAATCTCATAACCATTTTCAGGATATTGCTGACGCCGGGGTTTGTGATCGCTTACCTCGACAGTAATTTCCTTGCAGCATGGCTGTTGTTTATGGTTGCCGGGATTTCGGATGGTCTGGATGGTTTTCTGGCTCGGGTCATGAAACAGCGCACCGAATTCGGGGCCATGATTGATCCTCTTGCTGATAAAATCTTGCTGGTAACTTCCTTTCTTTGTCTTTCCGCGCAAGGATTCATTCCCGTCTGGCTGACCGTGCTTGCTGTCTCCCGTGATCTGATTATCGTCGGCGGTTTGTTTCTGCTTAAATTTTACGGTGTGGAAGTGGAGAAGAGGATTGATCCTCTTTGGACCAGTAAAATAACTACTGCGTTGCAATTGCTGGTCGTTTTTTCTGTGCTTTCGGGGTTGGCCTTCGGTCTGGATGTGAGTTTTATGCATCCTGAGCTGGTAATTCTCACCGCTGTATTCACTTTTATTTCCGGTGCCATTTATCTCAGACGGGGGCTGCTTATGTTTGCAGAAGAAGTGGAGAAAGGGGCATAA